The nucleotide window aaaaatataaatagtataaactgatatttttttgataaaaaaataataataaaagttattaattagtttaattacataataaaaaataaagttactaTATTCACATACTAagaagtttataaaaaaaattgaacaataaatcaatttcccataaattatacattagttctgtcaaaaaaaataaattatatattattatttacgtatatatatatatatataatcgattattaagttataattaatttttaatttgattttcagtaattaaaattaaaacgatTAAAACCAATATTAAATGTTTTGTACTTAactaattttgattttgttattaaaattaaaaaagaatgagttattaatcaattttaaatttaaatttaaatttgagtaaaaaacagaaaacattttaaattttatatgactaaccaaaattaatttcataataaaaaatactctgTACATGATATTGTAAGataaatagttatttattttttaatgacaaTTATTGCTAAATAAAttagtgtaaaaaataaaaaatatatttatgaatCTAGCtgatcatattttattttccaataaaataaaatattaaataataaaaattattatgattttttctcGCATAAACTAATAATACTCAAGAATAATGTTCAAGTGAtgttactaaaaaatattaactaatccAATAGTTTTTGTAGTgacataaatctaaaaattttacatcttaaaaattatgtcataaaatataaaattttaacagaaaaaaatgttgatcatattactttaatttcaagaataaatatgatatCAACAAATGAAATTGGTCTagataaattttaacaaaaacaaaatttcatAAGTATTGCTATCAATAAGTAGTTGTTCTGTTTTAAAGacaaatactattttattttcatgatattttttaatttggtagACCTTAAAgataaatactatttttttctacGATATTTTTTGACTCAACAGGTTGGAACTAATTTACTGCAAATTAGAGCTCTCTTTATGACGCAAGAGTAAGTAGGGTTAGTaggttaattatattagttaattgtaATAAGGGAATACAAGTCCCATATTGTTTAAGATAATGAATTTTGTGTTATATTTTAGTCCCACATCATCCGAGTTATGAaggttttttcttcttctactagtataaataactcatgtaccttttatttatgaaatagaGTTGAAGTTTatttgaatatgaaataagatgTGTGCTTATTTTTCTCTGGGCTCTTCGAGAGTAAGAGGTGCATCATTGGCTTGGCAAACTAAGGTGGATTTATGACTACTTTCACCATAGTGTGGTTGCTAACCTCACCAAGATTGGTGACTCAAGCGACGTCTCAGTATCagtttggtatcagagcaagtTCGGTCCTTGTGGACTTCACCTTGCTTTAgtgaaattttatttgatttgtgataCAGATTTTTGGCGTGGATTTGCTAATAGGATATTTTGGTGTGGATTTGTTGGTGTGGATTGGCTAATGGGATCTTTTGGTGTGAATTTGTCAACGAGATCGTCTGCTGTCACCGGTCTTGTAAAATTTTATCTGATTTGTGAGTGGGGTCTTTGGTGTGGAGTCACCAATAGGATCTTTTGGTGTGGATTCATCAATGAGATCGATCATCTGCTGTCACAAGTCTTTTCACGCAAGAGTTCTTTCAACCTAGGGAGAATGACGCAAGAGCAAGTAGAGTTAGTAGGTTAATTatgttagttaattttaataagagaatATAAGTCCTATATTATTTAGGATAGTGAATTTTGTGTTATGTATTATTCCCACATCGTTCAGGTTATGAAGTCTTTTTCTTCTCCCACTAGTATAAATAACTCATGTAccttttatttatgaaatagcgttgaagtttatttttgaatatgaaatAAACTGTGTGCTTATTTTTTCTAGGCTCTTCGAGAGTAAGAAATGCATCATTGGTTTGGCCAACCAAAGTGGGTTTATGGTTATTTTCACCATAGTGGGGTTATTAACATCGTCAAGATTGGTGGCACAAATGACGTCCCGACGTCAGTTTAAAGAATCATAAATTGCTACACATAAGGTAGAATTTAAATATCTGACACTTGTTTAAAAATAACGATGAATGAAATAACCATTAATTAActcaaattaattgaaaaaatattaacttttaatattaaaaatcgttaaattttatttttaattataactttataaattttttatagtggtaagttttatatatattttttgtttaattttttcgaaaatatatactagttttttttttttttctaaaaagttAGTTATGGGAATTGACCATCTTATCAgctagtaaaatatttttactgattttattattatgacaGATTTGCAAAGATACTCGCGGATGGATATATGTAGCACTATcttgtataattatttaaaaataaatacatacagaaaataccaatatttttcttcccttttaaGTTTTGTTACCAAAGGGAAGTACGCAATGGCCTTAACATATTAAATTTTTCATTAtaaattatctatatttttcgatttaataataaaaataataataataataataataataatagtagatGATCACAATATAAAACATATGTATTATCATCAGATCaattctttattatttaaaaaaaaaaaacacgcgCGCACACACCCACATAACAGACACACATGCGATAAGTTATAAAACTAAGTTTACATGCATGCATATTTTGATATTCAGATCAACCATCCGCTATAGATTGGACACTATTGACTTGATAGGATTTTATTCATCCTTGATCTGAAGCATTCCATTAAGCTCGTTCTCAAATCTTTTCATGGCTTCTTCTGGGAGGCAAATTAAAACCAATCTACCATGCTCTCCTTTAGCGTTAGTATATGGAACATAGAAGCTCAAACCAGGAATATTATCTACACCGGCCTTGTCTGGTCCAGAATACAAAGGCTTACCCCATCCATAATCCACATCTCTTATCCCAGATTTTGTGATGTCTGACACGATAAAGGATCCTGTCAAGGAAAATGGAGGCCTTCCCTTAATGGCCATTAGATCGGCAGTAGAGTGAACATACTCCTCAGTTGcttctttctttgctttcttcaccAACTCCAATGCATAGGTCATGGGCTGCCCGCATAGCATCCCCACAGTAGAAACTGCCGCAGGAAACACAAATGCGTTCCCATAATACCCTTCAGGTAGTGGAGGATTAAGCCTATCACAAAAATAATGGTATTAGCAAAAGAAAAGATCAGAgagaatcaaataaaaattacccTTCTTTTAATAGCTAGTTATCCCTGTTCAAATTAAATAGGAGTGTGTAGAGGTAGTTATTTTAACCTGCAAGGTTCAAAACGTGCATTGACTACGCACATGAAGCGAACCTCTTGATTGGGGTTTTTCCATTGGAGTGCAGCTGTATGACAACGCCAGAGACATGCAGTGAGGACATCGAAGGTGGTGGAAGATTGAACAATTTGACGAGGGAAGAGGCAGCGCAATGCATCAATCTCTTTGGAgccaaagaaaaaggaagcatGGCAGGGTTTCAAGGAGACACTTTTGTTGTCATCTTTAAGCCGTAGTTGGTTGTATTCATGGTGGATGAATGTGACTTTGGGTGGATCTCTGGCACAAAGAAGCTCCCTACACCACACTGGGAGGATCGAAGGCTTTCCTGCACCTTGGGCTATTTCTGCTATGGCCTTTGTGAATTGAATATATCCACTTCCATCACACATTGTGTGGTTCACACGCATAGCAAAGATGAAACTGCCGCATTTGAGTTGTGTCACCTGCCAACCCGTTCAATCAGATAATATTTGAATGGAAAAGTACGCTAAtttattatcaataataattaattattatattttaaatataaagagatacgtctaaaaaatatatatataaagatatttttgttagatatagttttaaaaagatatttttattaaatatatctataaaagtatttttattaaatataaatagaaattgaCAAAAAATACTGTTACTAAGGTAACAAGATTGCATACGAATATTATCTCCGTTACAAATTACAAATTGTATTTTTTCATACCGTAAAAAATAAGATTGTTTTGGTAAATTACAGTggactaataaaaatatcactaTTGttaagaaaacagaaaaaataatcaaaactttttttttatttaatattcatcaagctatagttattttttaatNtttttctcttttcttccaaCATCACACCATCATACTATCTGTCGCCACCCCTCCACCATTAACTACTAGTGTGTCGTTAGTTGTCAACCTGTGCCCTGCTTTCAACTATCTTAAATCCTAATTTTAACTtcttaaatcctaaattctaaccTCTTAAATTCGATCTATACTCCTTTAAAAATctattatatctattatatattattaattttacaattaaaatatatcatatatcATTCTCtcattacaattaaaattaaatcttttcttttaaaattaaaaaattttcccgtgctctttctctctttttctatctctttCATTCCTTTACCCACTCTATcttttttatacattattataaataactaattacaaatttgacCATTAAAATGTGTAATATAATattctttaattatatttaaatcaaattaaaattaaaatattaaaattgaaactgaaatataactatattatatattactaactaatttaataaccaaAATATGTCACATAACtctctcttattaaaattaagagaaaatatttttctccaaaattaataaactcccttCCTATAGCTACATTCTCTTATCTATATCTCTATCTTtttcactctatatataatttataatttatattttatattaataatttgacaaaCTAAAATGTGTCACTAGATTTTTttcattacaattaaaataaagttttattttcaaaattaataaactccctctctcattcttcttatttatctttctctctcttttctctcgttctttatttttctctacCTTTCTATtctacacaaaataaaattaacaagataatataatttaaattaaaaatattattatacgcatattttttatttagtttaaaatttttataacttatctttttaatctatatttttacttCTCTTCCTTCAAATATTTACgacatataatttgaaaaaaatactaatattgtgATTAAAAGTAGttagaatcaagattcaattatttaaaaaaaattgagttaattttataactatcaagataaatttttttatagtaatatctaattatatttttatatacatagagaaaaaatattatttttaaataacaagtataaaaattaataatttctaTTTATACAACAGACTTAACacctaatcaaatttaaaaatatacaaattaaattcttttaaaatgattaattaattattaataaagaattaaattctttcacacaaaaataataactaaaaatcttattatttgatttttttaatttacagaGAGTCTCAGGTTTTCTAAACCAATGAAAACTTTTGTCTCCTATGAccattttgtaaaaataatttaattttataatttttttgcgCCATAATCTATAATATCTAACAAAAttgacataattttaaaaaatttatatttcccTAATgttattacaaataaaaatattaattaaattctaaattttaaaattttaaattataaattctaaattctaaactctaaattttaaagtctatattctaaattagttttactttttattgtttCATTTCTTTGTTCGATAAATTGATTCGTTTCCTTTTAttgtttcatttcttttttttataatgatacGACAATCGTGTGGGTAAATAATTTAACCTGAATAAGGAGGAGCGGAGAGTTAATAATTCCATCATTAGAAAATGGAACATCATAGAGGAGCTCATGAAAGCAAGGGAATGGAGGAAGAGGATCAACACCAAAATGGTCAAGTGTAACATCTGCTTCAGCTTGGATGAACAATACACCTTCGCCAGTGCAATCCACCATAAGTTTTCCCTTAGGACCTTCCCTAAGCCTCCCAGCAAGTGGATAATAGAACACAAGTGCTTTGGACAACGCTTCCCTGATTACATGGGCAGGGTCTTTCCCTGCCATTGAAGGCTTGTAAGGAAAGATATGAACCACTGAATAGTGGATGCGTAGACCTTGTTGGTCATCAATGTCGGAGAGAAGCTTGAGCTCACGGGGGGTGGGTCCAGCAGGTGGCACTAGTTCCGCTGGGTTCCTCCTCACTTTAAACACcatagatgatgatgatttctGGAGAACCATTATTATGTGCTTTTTTGGAAATTAAAGTAAGAATGGAAATATTGGTGTTTGATGAACAAACTGAAATGTTGATATTATTAAGTAGGTATAGAAAGAAAAGTGTAAAGTGAATAAATTAAACTTGATTGAATTCAGTGCAGCATATAAAAGGAGAGGAACTATTTATATACAGAAGTAAATCAGTTTGCTGTGATATGTGTGGCGGATACAATTGCATAATTAATTCAGGTGCTATGCTGCCAGCTGGTTCAAGTAGTTGATGAGTAGTTGGAACTTGGAAGTTAGTTATTTAATTCGGGTTAAGTTTTATTAATAGCTAGAGTTAGAAGCTAACTTGGGTAAGTTAGCTTGAGTTAGTCGTATGTATAGGCATATATAGGGTACTATGTTAGTTGTTGTTTCTTTACTACAAAGGGAAGCTCTCGAACGTGCTGATGATATAAAGTACAGTCTAACTAAATATCTTTTAAaggtgattttttatttatttttttaattacactaatttaaaaaaatagaacaaacatatcaaaataaatttactgtttcttttttaatttaaatacaaatctACAAAAAAACAGATTAACTagaattaaaatctaaaattttatatttaaatgttATAAATCCCAACAAatctcaaataaaattttaaatatttcaaatCAGATTTTTATTAGTAAAATCTTTCTTCCGTAAAAATTCAAAGCCTCCTTCCTCATTTGTGGCCGCTTTTGTCTTCTCTCGCGCCGCACACCTCCTCTGCGACGATTTCCTCCTTCAGCAACGTGTGCCGCGCACACACCTCGCGCCTCCTTCGTCGATGCATGCCTTCCCCTGTTCTTAGTCTTCTCCCTTGCGCCACGTACAACCGCTTCTCCACCCGCATCTCTTCTGTCGATGCGTGCCTTCCCCTGTCTCCTCTCCCGCGTCACACTCTTTTTCTGTCTCTAGTTATcctttttattcatttaataaaaagttctattttttttaatttatgcataATTTTGGAAgtgtctattttttttataaatgtttGTGAGTCTAGTTTTTCTTTGTCTAATATGTAACTTGGAACCACAATGTCAATAATTTAGATGTGTCAATAgataattttggatgtgtttatattgtttatttaattttagatgtgtttttgacatgaattttgaatattttgaataagaaaaaaaaataattgaagtgagtttaatttattttaaaaacttcACCGGTTTAGTGTacaaaaaattgttataaattttatggTTTGGTTCACGAAAAATCAATACACTGTAAGTGGTTATAAATTTTGCAGTGAtaagtataataataaattaaataaaaaaagtggttccttaaaattaaataggaaacataataaatcaaaaaattaaaataataaaatataaaatttaaaagctgaataaaagataatatttaaaGGATGAGTAGGATTTTTCTATAAAGTATAAGCACCGATAGAATTTATGAGCAGTTTACATTTGTTGCACATCTATAGTGAGTCatgaataatgatgatcaaccagTTGGAGTAAAAATTGAGAGCATCAAGTGTTAAATCGtgattatttattatcattaaattatattaatgattACAAATTTAATAGGGACTTCAAAGCCACATCCACAATAGACACCTCCTTTTTGCTTCCTGTTACTCGATTCTTTTTGTTCTATTGATGAACTATTTGTTGTTCTAACTTGTGATGCGttttctctttcaaattctTGAGTGAATCTTGCTATGTAATTTTTCCCCCTTTCTTTCTTAAACTCCCAAATAAGTTACTGAATACTAATTGATGCCTGTAAGTCATTGCTTTCATATATTTGTTTTCCCATTCTTCTTATGCAAATACACAACAATACAATGAGAATGAAGCATTCTGATATCTATGAATTTGAATCCATCCGGCTACACATCA belongs to Arachis duranensis cultivar V14167 chromosome 8, aradu.V14167.gnm2.J7QH, whole genome shotgun sequence and includes:
- the LOC107462736 gene encoding 13-hydroxylupanine O-tigloyltransferase-like, with the protein product MVLQKSSSSMVFKVRRNPAELVPPAGPTPRELKLLSDIDDQQGLRIHYSVVHIFPYKPSMAGKDPAHVIREALSKALVFYYPLAGRLREGPKGKLMVDCTGEGVLFIQAEADVTLDHFGVDPLPPFPCFHELLYDVPFSNDGIINSPLLLIQVTQLKCGSFIFAMRVNHTMCDGSGYIQFTKAIAEIAQGAGKPSILPVWCRELLCARDPPKVTFIHHEYNQLRLKDDNKSVSLKPCHASFFFGSKEIDALRCLFPRQIVQSSTTFDVLTACLWRCHTAALQWKNPNQEVRFMCVVNARFEPCRLNPPLPEGYYGNAFVFPAAVSTVGMLCGQPMTYALELVKKAKKEATEEYVHSTADLMAIKGRPPFSLTGSFIVSDITKSGIRDVDYGWGKPLYSGPDKAGVDNIPGLSFYVPYTNAKGEHGRLVLICLPEEAMKRFENELNGMLQIKDE